ATGACTTTTATGAGCATGTTGACGGACTCGTTGCCCATGTGAAAGCATCACCCACCGCACCGGGATTCGATGAGATCCTGGCTCCGGGAGAAATCGAAGCACGCCAAACAGAACGCCGTCTGCGCGAAGGCATCCCTATTGATGACGAGACATGGCGACAGATTCAAGAGACAGCAGCGGAGGTCGGAATATCCGAACTTGAATTTTGAGCCAATTGAAGATGCCCGTCCGAACACTCATATTCGATTTTGACTACACGCTGGTGGATTCAGCGCGAGGCACAATTGATGGTGTCAATTTCGCGTTTGAAAAAATGGGTTTGCCGATCGCTTCTGATGACGCGGTGCGTCGGACAATTGGTTTGTCGTTACCGGATATACTGATGGCGTTAGCAGGAGACGCATACTCTAAACGTGTCGATGAATTTACCCGTTTATTTTTTCAACGCGCTGATGAGACGATGGTTGCGTTGGCGGAGTTTTATGCAGAGGCACCACAGACAGTGAAAGCGTTACGGGGGCTTGGTATTCAACTCGCCATCGTTTCTCAGAAAACTCGTCGCTACATTCAACCGATTCTTGAGAAAGAGAACCTATTAGAGGCGTTTGAAGTCATCGTTGGTGGTGGGGACGCAACGTATAAGCCAGATCCTGAAGGGTTGCTGCTGGCGGTTGCCCAAACAGGTAGCGTTCCCGCAAATTGCCTCTACGTTGGAGACAGTGTAACGGATGCTGAAACTGCCCGACGCGCCGGTATTGCGTTTATCGCTGTGCTATCGGGTGTCACACCACGAGCAGCTTTCGAGGATTACGATGTCTACACGATTCTTGAAGATGTGTCTGGATTATTGGATTTAGAATTTTTGATAAGTTCGCAAACAAGGAGTTCTAATGCCAAATAGACAACCTACTATTGGTGAGTACCTTCTAAAAAAATTAGAAAGTTACGGTATTGACCACATCTTCGGCATCCCTGGCGATTATGTAGTCCAGTTCTTTGATCTGATTGAGCAGAGTCCAATTCAGACCATCGGCACGACCCGCGAAGAGACAGCAGGATTTGCGGCAGATGCCTATGCACGCATGAACGGCATGGGGGCGGCGTGTGTGACGTATGGTGTCGGTGGTTTATCTATGATTAACGCTGTCACTGCTGCCTACGCTGAAAAATCACCACTCGTTGTCATTAGCGGTAGTCCAGGGATGAAGGAACGTACCGAGGGTGCCCTTTTGCACCATAAAGGTAAAGATTTTTACACACAGCAGCGTATCTATGACGAGATAACGGTTGCATCAGCACTCCTTGACGAACCTTTTACCGCCTTTAACGAGATAGACAGAGTATTGGATGCCGTCTATTGGCACAAACGCCCTGGTTATATTGAATTGCCACGGGATATGGTCGGTATGGAAGGGGCACTCTACCAGCGCCCCTCAACGGGCACTCACCAAAGTGACTCGGAAACGTTGGATGCTGCTTTAACTAATGCCATTGCGCTCATAAATCAATCCGAAAATCCAGTCATTTTAGCCGGGACTGAACTGCATAGATTCGGATTTCGAGACAAATTACTTCGGCTTGCAGAAGAAAAACAGATTCCAGTGGTGACAACACTGTTGGGCAAATCCGTGATGCCGGAAGCGCATCCGCTCTACTTGGGTATTTATGGTGGCGCGATGGGCAGAGCAGAAATCACAATGCTCGTTGAAACTTCCGATTGTACTATTATGCTTGGTGCCTTCATGACCGATGTCAACCTTGGGATTTACACGGCAAACCTTGCGCGAAGCCGTAGTGTCTATGCCATCTCGGATAAAATCACAGTCGGTTATTCCACTTATGAAGATGTTACTTTCAAAGATTTTATCGATGGCTTGTGTTCTCCGCAACTCGACAAACGCCCCGAAACCAACTTGGAATGGGTACTGGAAGTGGCAGACCCCTTTGTGATGGTCCCTGACCAAGCGTTAACTGTACAACGCTTGTTCCAACAACTCAATCAATTTCTGCGTGATGACCTAATGGTTATCCCCGATGTTGGAGACTGCCTTTGGGGTGCTGCGGATTTACGTCTGCCGGAACACACGGAATTTATTTCTCAAGCCTATTATACCTCAATGGGGTTTGCAATTCCTGCCGCTGTTGGCGCGCAACTCAGCAAACCGAATGCCCGACCAGTCGTGATCGTCGGAGATGGTGCATTCCAAATGACCGGCACCGAGTTGTCAACAACGATCCGCTATGGACTCAATCCGATCGTTCTGATTTTAAACAATAAGGGGTATGGCACCATTCGCCCGCTCGCTGAAGGCCCCTTTAACAATATAGAGAATTGGAACTATACACTTGTGCCAGAACTCTTCGGTGCAGGAAGGGCATTTTCTGTTCAGACCGAGGGGGAATTTGACGCTGCTATGAAGACCGCGCTTATCGAGACGCAACATTTTGTCCTGATTGAGGCAGCAATTGACAAATTAGACATGTCGCCTGCGCTTACTCGGTTGGCAGAACAGGTGTCTGAGAAAGTTTGATTCTAAAGATAAAATGTCCCTTGTCTCTATCTTTTAATCGCTACACAGTACTGAAACTGCACCCAACACACAGCAGAGGAGATAAGATGATGAAAACGATGCTTTTATCAACGATCCTCGGATTTCTGCTCGTTTTTTCAGCGAATGCAGACTTCCTGCCAGAGGACAACAGCAATGCGTTTGGGTTGGAATATGGAGAATCCATCGCTGGTTTTATCCCGAACACCCCTAAGATTGATGGAAAACTTGATGACTGGAAGTACGCCGTCTGGGTCGCGTTTGACTCGGAGGATGAGCTGCTTCGTGGACAAGGTGCTTGGAAAGGGAAAGATGATCTCACGATGACTTGGTCAACAATGTATGATGCGGAGACCTTCTATTTCGCAGCGTCGGTACGCGATGATATTTTTGCACCTGCGGTGAACGCGGCACAACCTTGGACAGGTGATACGATTTTTTTGTATATTGATTGGGAGCAGGTCGGAGCCGGACAACCTTCAAGTAAACCCAATTTCGCATTTATCAAGAAAAAGGCACTCGTTTCGGACTTCAGTGGGGGCAAAAATCCGAATCTCCCTAAATCCGATATTGCGGCTGTTCCGACACCGGAACTGGGCAAAGGTGGCATGATTTATGAGGTCGCGATGCGGTTTGAATGGCTCACCGACGTTAAGATCAAAGAAGGATCGGAAATCGGTTTCACACCCGGATACGAGGAAGGAACGGACAATCCCGAAAAGAAGGCAGGACTCGTGTTCATGGATTGGCACGGTCTGAATCCTGATGATTCAGGGAATCTTGGGACACTGACTTTCGGCGGTCCGCTCTCTGTTGATGCAGCGGGTAAATTGACGCTGACATGGGGACACTTAAAGCAAGTTGTAAAGTAGTAGGCACAAACCTTAAATAGTTGTCAGTCGTCAGTTATCAGTTAAGTGATGGGTTTGTAACAATCCATCCACTGCTGGAATATCCCAAGAAAGGGAGAATTGCTACAGGAAATTCTCTTTAACCGACAACTGATAACCGATAACGAAAAATAATGTCTGAAAAAACGCGAAACCAAGAAGAACTTTTTATACAACTGCTGGAGAAGGCAGATAACTTATTGACCCACTTGGGGGGATCCTCGGTTCAATCGTCGAGTGCGATGCTTGATGCCCAACTCGATGACTATATCGCTTTTCGATGGCGATCACAGAATGGATTGGGGCATCTTATTCCCGTTAAACATCCGAACCTTGTGGGGCTATCGGATTTGATCGGAATAGAGAGACAGGAGAAGGAACTTGATAGAAACACACGTCAGTTTCTACAGGGTCTGCCCGCTAATCACGTCCTGTTGTGGGGGGACCGCGGCACGGGTAAATCTTCACTCGTCAAGGGGATGCTGGCGCGCTATGTTGACGATGGACTTCGGTTAATCGGTGTCAGCAAAGAGGGACTTGTCCATCTCCAAGAGATGGGTGAAGTGCTGTGGGAGCGTCCCGAACGGTATATACTTTTCTGTGACGATCTCGCCTTCAGCGAAGATGAACCTGAGTATCGCGAGTTGAAAGCGATGTTGGAGGGTGGAATCTCTGCTTGCCCAGACAACGTCCTAATCTATGCCACCTCGAACCGTCGGCACTTGATGCCGCGACAGGTCCGCGACAATCGATACCCCCAAAATGACGAGGATGAGTTGTATCCGAGAGAGGCGACAGAGGAAAAGGTCTCGTTGAGTGACCGTTTTGGGCTGCGTCTTGCTTTCCAACGGATTTCACAGGATACCTATTTGCAGATTGTCTCCCATTATGCACAGAAACAGGGGCTATCGGTTCCGACGAAAGCGCTGCACCGAACCGCGTTGGAATGGGAGGCATCTTCAAGTGGACGTTCAGGGCGCGTCGCGTATCAGTTCGTTATGGATCTCGCGGGACGGTTGGCACTTTCTAAAGCGTCGTCCAGCCAATAGAATTTTTACTACATCGCCGAGCGAGTAGGAAAAATATACAAGTAAATCAAAAAAGGAGATTTTTATGAAAAACCAATTGGTGTTCTCTTTAGCACTCACGCTCCTACTGAGCGGGATGCTCCTCATACAAACCGCAGATGCTGCACCGAAAAAAGGCACATTGCGGATCAGTGGTGATAATACTTGGGTTGCGTTTATCAACGGTGAAGAAGTCGCTGCAAGCGGGAACTGGCAAGTCCCCACGGTTAGTGAATTTGAACTGGACAATGGCTTCGCGCAAATCGCTGTTTATGTCCACGACGCTGAACCCGGTGCCGCAGGTAGAGGCGGTTTTCTTGCCGATATTATCCTCGATGATAAGCCGGATTACATTGGAACCGGTGAAGACGGTTGGCGATGCGATACCGGCAAACTTCTCGACGATCGGAAAGATGGCTGGGAAGAGGTTGATTTCGACGACAGTGATTGGGAAGATGAGCTCGAAATTTATGAGCAGTTCGGGGGTGGTATATGGGGATTTGGTGCTGCAATCATGGAGCAAATTCTCAAGGACCCGGAGTGTGAAGCGAATTGGGTATGGTGTGGTCCGAACGATGCTGAAGACGACATCTATTTCCGATACACCATCGGTACGCTTTCCGTTGAACCGGAAGACAAACTCACTACGACGTGGGGCACCTTGAAGGTAGGTGAATAGATATTAATTCAGCACACTTGGGAGGCGCGGTTTCTTAACTGCGCCAACCGAGTGAAACC
This region of Candidatus Poribacteria bacterium genomic DNA includes:
- a CDS encoding HAD-IA family hydrolase, whose translation is MSQLKMPVRTLIFDFDYTLVDSARGTIDGVNFAFEKMGLPIASDDAVRRTIGLSLPDILMALAGDAYSKRVDEFTRLFFQRADETMVALAEFYAEAPQTVKALRGLGIQLAIVSQKTRRYIQPILEKENLLEAFEVIVGGGDATYKPDPEGLLLAVAQTGSVPANCLYVGDSVTDAETARRAGIAFIAVLSGVTPRAAFEDYDVYTILEDVSGLLDLEFLISSQTRSSNAK
- a CDS encoding ATP-binding protein, translating into MSEKTRNQEELFIQLLEKADNLLTHLGGSSVQSSSAMLDAQLDDYIAFRWRSQNGLGHLIPVKHPNLVGLSDLIGIERQEKELDRNTRQFLQGLPANHVLLWGDRGTGKSSLVKGMLARYVDDGLRLIGVSKEGLVHLQEMGEVLWERPERYILFCDDLAFSEDEPEYRELKAMLEGGISACPDNVLIYATSNRRHLMPRQVRDNRYPQNDEDELYPREATEEKVSLSDRFGLRLAFQRISQDTYLQIVSHYAQKQGLSVPTKALHRTALEWEASSSGRSGRVAYQFVMDLAGRLALSKASSSQ
- a CDS encoding alpha-keto acid decarboxylase family protein, giving the protein MPNRQPTIGEYLLKKLESYGIDHIFGIPGDYVVQFFDLIEQSPIQTIGTTREETAGFAADAYARMNGMGAACVTYGVGGLSMINAVTAAYAEKSPLVVISGSPGMKERTEGALLHHKGKDFYTQQRIYDEITVASALLDEPFTAFNEIDRVLDAVYWHKRPGYIELPRDMVGMEGALYQRPSTGTHQSDSETLDAALTNAIALINQSENPVILAGTELHRFGFRDKLLRLAEEKQIPVVTTLLGKSVMPEAHPLYLGIYGGAMGRAEITMLVETSDCTIMLGAFMTDVNLGIYTANLARSRSVYAISDKITVGYSTYEDVTFKDFIDGLCSPQLDKRPETNLEWVLEVADPFVMVPDQALTVQRLFQQLNQFLRDDLMVIPDVGDCLWGAADLRLPEHTEFISQAYYTSMGFAIPAAVGAQLSKPNARPVVIVGDGAFQMTGTELSTTIRYGLNPIVLILNNKGYGTIRPLAEGPFNNIENWNYTLVPELFGAGRAFSVQTEGEFDAAMKTALIETQHFVLIEAAIDKLDMSPALTRLAEQVSEKV